One Alligator mississippiensis isolate rAllMis1 chromosome 1, rAllMis1, whole genome shotgun sequence genomic window carries:
- the LOC132244636 gene encoding probable tRNA methyltransferase 9B isoform X3, with translation MEKEASQLEKDHVHHVYEKIAPHFSDARYKAWPKVQKFISNQELGSLIADIGCGNGKYLHINSKVYKLGCDYCFPLVETARNDGHEVMLCHSLCLPYRNECFDAVLSIADSEVEPSHFPLLNRSQIVKVSKVIYFYYQIISLILLSHWKERSCWNEE, from the exons ATGGAGAAGGAGGCAAGCCAGCTGGAGAAGGACCATGTCCATCATGTGTATGAGAAAATTGCTCCTCACTTCAGTGACGCACGCTACAAAGCTTGGCCAAAGGTACAGAAATTCATTTCAAATCAAGAACTGGGCAGCCTGATTGCTGATATTG GCTGTGGAAATGGCAAATATCTCCATATCAATTCGAAAGTCTATAAACTGGGCTGTGATTACTGCTTCCCTTTGGTAGAGACAGCAAGAAATGATGGCCATGAAGTAATGCTATGTCATAGCCTATGCCTACCATATCGGAACGAGTGCTTTGATGCTGTCTTATCCATTGCTG ACTCAGAGGTGGAGCCTTCACATTTCCCCCTTCTTAATAGAAGTCAGATAGTCAAAGTGAGTAaagtcatttatttttattaccaaATTATCTCATTAATCCTTTTGTCCCACTGGAAAGAAAGAAGCTGCTGGAATGAAGAGTAG
- the LOC132244636 gene encoding uncharacterized protein LOC132244636 isoform X2 yields MLCHSLCLPYRNECFDAVLSIAVIHHFSTKERRMQAIKEMARILRIGGQIMIYVWAMEQNRRKFEKQDIFVPWNPSPPSCASGNPCSRGIWKLINQKDKKLALNQHSHKSDGPLEAHRKAKSSSYVGEKEIMCTLFEKSLRWSLVSKSLGSALDLSNQWHQGEICTYCTYNFHLSEPDRKKDFEQTRQSSFMKYISNLLPSCRPISEDNAFEVAVEPGPLVSYHSVAFKSCSKLSQDTKQLQVAADITHDCSSVCLPDLVSHNKDPAVTQQLKIDHHPKQATFCRPQNKSKISSSLEGTGREDTISTQNKQQQTSSNGACLRYYHVFKKGELAELIEHQVPELRIIHSYFDHANWCVIAEKTPGGNI; encoded by the exons ATGCTATGTCATAGCCTATGCCTACCATATCGGAACGAGTGCTTTGATGCTGTCTTATCCATTGCTG TGATCCACCATTTTTCAACAAAGGAGAGACGCATGCAAGCAATAAAAGAGATGGCTCGTATCTTGAGAATAGGAGGCCAGATAATGATATACGTGTGGGCAATGGAGCAAAACCGGCGAAAATTTGAAAAGCAAGATATCTTTGTTCCTTGGAATCCATCACCTCCTTCCTGCGCATCGGGTAACCCTTGTTCACGTGGAATATGGAAACTGATTAATCAGAAGGACAAAAAGCTGGCCTTGAACCAGCATTCCCACAAGTCAGATGGGCCTTTGGAAGCACACAGGAAAGCAAAGAGTTCATCCTATGTGGGGGAGAAGGAAATTATGTGCACATTGTTTGAAAAATCCCTGAGATGGTCTCTAGTCTCAAAATCACTTGGTTCAGCATTAGACTTGAGTAATCAGTGGCACCAAGGAGAGATTTGCACATACTGCACTTACAATTTTCATCTGAGTGAGCCAGATAGAAAAAAGGATTTTGAACAAACAAGGCAAAGTAGCTTTATGAAGTATATTTCCAACTTGCTTCCAAGCTGCAGACCGATTTCTGAAGATAATGCTTTTGAAGTGGCTGTGGAACCAGGGCCACTTGTGTCATATCACTCTGTGGCCTTCAAAAGTTGTTCCAAATTAAGCCAGGACACTAAGCAGCTTCAAGTAGCTGCAGATATAACTCATGATTGCAGCAGTGTGTGTTTACCTGACCTGGTTTCCCACAACAAAGACCCAGCTGTCACACAGCAACTTAAAATAGATCACCACCCAAAACAAGCAACTTTTTGCAGAccccaaaacaaaagcaaaataagcAGTTCTTTGGAGGGAACAGGTAGAGAGGATACAATAAGCACACAGAACAAACAGCAGCAAACAAGCTCTAATGGGGCCTGTCTTAGGTATtaccatgtttttaaaaaaggagagtTGGCTGAACTGATAGAACATCAGGTTCCTGAGTTACGTATTATTCATTCATACTTTGACCATGCAAACTGGTGCGTAATTGCAGAAAAGACACCTGGGGGGAACATTTAG
- the LOC132244636 gene encoding probable tRNA methyltransferase 9B isoform X1, with protein MEKEASQLEKDHVHHVYEKIAPHFSDARYKAWPKVQKFISNQELGSLIADIGCGNGKYLHINSKVYKLGCDYCFPLVETARNDGHEVMLCHSLCLPYRNECFDAVLSIAVIHHFSTKERRMQAIKEMARILRIGGQIMIYVWAMEQNRRKFEKQDIFVPWNPSPPSCASGNPCSRGIWKLINQKDKKLALNQHSHKSDGPLEAHRKAKSSSYVGEKEIMCTLFEKSLRWSLVSKSLGSALDLSNQWHQGEICTYCTYNFHLSEPDRKKDFEQTRQSSFMKYISNLLPSCRPISEDNAFEVAVEPGPLVSYHSVAFKSCSKLSQDTKQLQVAADITHDCSSVCLPDLVSHNKDPAVTQQLKIDHHPKQATFCRPQNKSKISSSLEGTGREDTISTQNKQQQTSSNGACLRYYHVFKKGELAELIEHQVPELRIIHSYFDHANWCVIAEKTPGGNI; from the exons ATGGAGAAGGAGGCAAGCCAGCTGGAGAAGGACCATGTCCATCATGTGTATGAGAAAATTGCTCCTCACTTCAGTGACGCACGCTACAAAGCTTGGCCAAAGGTACAGAAATTCATTTCAAATCAAGAACTGGGCAGCCTGATTGCTGATATTG GCTGTGGAAATGGCAAATATCTCCATATCAATTCGAAAGTCTATAAACTGGGCTGTGATTACTGCTTCCCTTTGGTAGAGACAGCAAGAAATGATGGCCATGAAGTAATGCTATGTCATAGCCTATGCCTACCATATCGGAACGAGTGCTTTGATGCTGTCTTATCCATTGCTG TGATCCACCATTTTTCAACAAAGGAGAGACGCATGCAAGCAATAAAAGAGATGGCTCGTATCTTGAGAATAGGAGGCCAGATAATGATATACGTGTGGGCAATGGAGCAAAACCGGCGAAAATTTGAAAAGCAAGATATCTTTGTTCCTTGGAATCCATCACCTCCTTCCTGCGCATCGGGTAACCCTTGTTCACGTGGAATATGGAAACTGATTAATCAGAAGGACAAAAAGCTGGCCTTGAACCAGCATTCCCACAAGTCAGATGGGCCTTTGGAAGCACACAGGAAAGCAAAGAGTTCATCCTATGTGGGGGAGAAGGAAATTATGTGCACATTGTTTGAAAAATCCCTGAGATGGTCTCTAGTCTCAAAATCACTTGGTTCAGCATTAGACTTGAGTAATCAGTGGCACCAAGGAGAGATTTGCACATACTGCACTTACAATTTTCATCTGAGTGAGCCAGATAGAAAAAAGGATTTTGAACAAACAAGGCAAAGTAGCTTTATGAAGTATATTTCCAACTTGCTTCCAAGCTGCAGACCGATTTCTGAAGATAATGCTTTTGAAGTGGCTGTGGAACCAGGGCCACTTGTGTCATATCACTCTGTGGCCTTCAAAAGTTGTTCCAAATTAAGCCAGGACACTAAGCAGCTTCAAGTAGCTGCAGATATAACTCATGATTGCAGCAGTGTGTGTTTACCTGACCTGGTTTCCCACAACAAAGACCCAGCTGTCACACAGCAACTTAAAATAGATCACCACCCAAAACAAGCAACTTTTTGCAGAccccaaaacaaaagcaaaataagcAGTTCTTTGGAGGGAACAGGTAGAGAGGATACAATAAGCACACAGAACAAACAGCAGCAAACAAGCTCTAATGGGGCCTGTCTTAGGTATtaccatgtttttaaaaaaggagagtTGGCTGAACTGATAGAACATCAGGTTCCTGAGTTACGTATTATTCATTCATACTTTGACCATGCAAACTGGTGCGTAATTGCAGAAAAGACACCTGGGGGGAACATTTAG
- the LOC132244636 gene encoding probable tRNA methyltransferase 9B isoform X4, with translation MEKEASQLEKDHVHHVYEKIAPHFSDARYKAWPKVQKFISNQELGSLIADIGCGNGKYLHINSKVYKLGCDYCFPLVETARNDGHEVMLCHSLCLPYRNECFDAVLSIAAFSLAAQCLPVLEVASLTLQLV, from the exons ATGGAGAAGGAGGCAAGCCAGCTGGAGAAGGACCATGTCCATCATGTGTATGAGAAAATTGCTCCTCACTTCAGTGACGCACGCTACAAAGCTTGGCCAAAGGTACAGAAATTCATTTCAAATCAAGAACTGGGCAGCCTGATTGCTGATATTG GCTGTGGAAATGGCAAATATCTCCATATCAATTCGAAAGTCTATAAACTGGGCTGTGATTACTGCTTCCCTTTGGTAGAGACAGCAAGAAATGATGGCCATGAAGTAATGCTATGTCATAGCCTATGCCTACCATATCGGAACGAGTGCTTTGATGCTGTCTTATCCATTGCTG CTTTTAGCCTGGCTGCACAATGCCTTCCAGTCTTAGAAGTGGCCAGTCTTACTTTACAGCTTGTGTAG